The following is a genomic window from Chryseobacterium ginsenosidimutans.
TTCCGTCAAGAGAAAGTTCTCCCATAATGATGTAATCCTGAATGTTTTCCGCAAGAATCTGATCTGAAGCAGCAAGAATTCCGATAGCAATACTCAGATCATAAGCAGCACCTTCTTTTCTGAGATCTGCAGGAGCCATATTGATAGTGATTTTCTTTCCGGGAATTTTGTATCCGACATTTTTCAGTGCAGCGGAAATTCTGTAACTACTTTCTTTAATAGCATTATCGGCAAGCCCCACCAAATGATAACCAACGCCGCCCGTGTCTACATTTACTTCTATTGTAATGGTCTGTGCTGCAACTCCGTAAATTGCACTTCCGTAAATTTTAATCAGCATTTTTTGTGTTTGCTGTAAATGTAAAAAAAATTAATAATAGTTTTTAAAAAAGTTAGCCTTAGAGCATAAAAATAAAATATTAACCATGTATTAATTAACGGAGAAAAAAAGAGGCTGTCTCACTAATGAAACAGCCTTCTTTTATTACCAATTATATATTGTTAAAACTCTATATCAACTTCTAATTTCTCAGCCAAAAGCTTTGAAATTTTTTCTTTTAAAGGCTCAATGTCAATGTTTTGCATTGCATCGTTAGCGAAAGCATATAAAAGCAACGCCTGAGCTTCTTTTTTAGAAATACCTCTTGCTCTTAGATAAAACATTGCATCTTCATTCAATTGTCCAACGGTACAACCGTGAGAGCACTTCACATCGTCTGCAAAAATCTCTAATTGAGGTTTTGTATCAATTTTAGATCCTTCGCTCAGCAAAACGTTGTTATTTTGCTGGTAAGCATTTGTTTTCTGAGCCAGTTTATCTACAAAAACTTTTCCGTTGAAAACACCATGAGAATTTCCACTGAAAATACCTTTATAGTTTTGATAACTTTCACAATTCGGCTGATTGTGGTGCACCGCCGTGTGGTGATCTACCAACTGATCTTTTCCGATAATCGTGATTCCGTTCATGAATGAATTAATATTCGATCCGTTTTGAATGAAATCTAAGTTATTTCTTACCAATTTACCTCCAAAAGAGAAAGTATTCACAGTTGTTAAACTGTCCTTTTCCTGTTTTGCAAAAGTACTGTCGATTAAATAAGAAGTATCATTGTCGTTCTGAACTTTGTGCCAGTCTGCTTTTGCATTTGGATACGTGAAAATTTCCGTCACAGAATTTGTCAGTACATACGTGCTGTCAAAATTATGGTGACTTTCAATGATTTCTACTTTTGCGCCTTCATCTACGATTAATAAATTCCTCGTGTTATAGAAAGTGTTTTCTTCCTGATTCTGAGAAATATAGAAAACGTGGATCGGCTTTTCAATCACAACATTTTTAGGAACTTTCAAAAAGAAACCATACTTGCAATAAGCTTGATTTAGATTGGTGAAAGCAGATTTGTCTGAAGCGATTGTATTAAAGTATTTATCAAAAATATCTTTATGCTTATCATCGTTCAAAGCATAATTAAATGAAAGAAACTCAACGTTTTCAATCGAAACTTTTGATAATTCTTTGCGAAGTTTACCGTTCACGAAAGTAATCCAGTCAAAATTTTCTTCACCAAGATGCAATTCTTCCAACTGCTCTTTTGTGATATTGTGACTTTCTTTCGGGAAAAAGTTGTATCCTTTTTCAGTAATCTCCTTTAGGTTGGTATATTTATATTCTTCGTCTTTTTTTGTCGGAAAACCAAGACTTTCAAACCTTTGAAGAGCAGCTTTTCTATCATCATCCAGAAATCTGTGACGAAGACTCTCCAAAAATTCACCGTGGTTTTCAATAATCTGATCGTATAAAGCCATTACTGATATTTCGGCCATCACACCTTTATTTTATTTAAAATTGTAATAATATTGCGGTTTTTCCGCTTTGTTTTTTAGTTTACGATTGATAAAATCTCAGCTAAAAAATTTCTTCTTAGTTAAGAAGCCAGTCGTACCCTTTTTCTTCAAGCTCCAAAGCAAGAGATTTATCACCGGTTTTGATGATTTTTCCGTTTGCCAGTACGTGAACAAAGTCAGGCTGAATATAATTAAGCAATCTCTGATAGTGAGTAATCAAAAGAACTGCATTTCCTTCATTTTTGAATGCATTTACACCATCTGCAACGATTCTCAATGCATCAATATCCAATCCTGAATCGGTTTCATCAAGAATAGCCAATTTAGGATTAAGCATCATCATCTGGAAGATCTCGTTTCTTTTCTTTTCACCTCCTGAAAAACCTTCATTTAATGATCTTGAAAGGAAATCTTTTTTAATACCCAATTGCTCAGATTTCTCACGAATCATCGCTAACATTTCTTTTGCAGGCATTTCGGATAATCCTTTTGCTTTTCTGTTTTCGTTCATCGCCGCTTTGATAAAGTTGGTTACAGAAACCCCCGGAATTTCTACCGGATATTGAAAAGAAAGGAAAATACCTTTGTGAGCTCGGTCTTCAGGAGCATCTTCAAGGATATCTGAACCTTCAAAAATGATCTCTCCGTCAGTAACTTCGTAATCCTCTTTCCCTGCAATTACAGAAGAAAGAGTAGATTTTCCGGCTCCGTTCGGTCCCATAATGGCATGAACTTCACCAGGTTTTATTTCAAGATTGATACCTTTTAAAATTTCTGCGCCGTCTTCAATTTTGGCGTGCAAGTTTTTTATATTTAACATATGTTCAAGTTTATCGCAAGGTCAGACTTTAAGTATATCCTTTGTAACACTAAACTACAATTAACAAAGGCGTTAACGCATGCGAATGAAATACTATTTTTATTTTTAATAATCTTAATCTTCCTTTTCAATAAATTAAGATTATCCGACAGAACCTTCTAATGAAATCTCCAGTAATTTCTGAGCTTCAATAGCGAATTCCATAGGTAATTTATTTAAAACTTCTTTACTGAAACCGTTTACAATCAAAGCAATTGCTCTTTCTGTATCGATTCCTCTCTGGTTGCAGTAGAAAATCTGATCTTCACCGATTTTTGAAGTTGTTGCTTCATGTTCCAGCTGCGCAGTCGGATCTTTAATTTCAATATAAGGGAAAGTATGTGCCCCACATTCATTACCCATCAACAAAGAGTCACACTGAGAGAAATTTCTCGCTCCTTTTGCTGTTGGCATTACTTTTACCAGACCTCTGTATGAATTTTGAGATTTTCCGGCAGAAATACCTTTAGAAATGATCGTTGATCTTGTATTTTTCCCGATGTGAATCATTTTTGTTCCTGTATCTGCATATTGGTGATTGTTGGTCACGGCAATAGAGTAGAACTCACCGATGGAATTGTCACCTTTTAAAATACAAGAAGGATATTTCCATGTTACGGCAGAACCTGTTTCCACCTGCGTCCAGGAGATTTTTGCATTTCTTTCACAAAGCCCTCTTTTTGTTACAAAATTGAAAACCCCACCTTTTCCTTCTTCATTTCCCGGATACCAGTTCTGAACAGTTGAATATTTAATTTCAGCATTATCCATTGCAATCAATTCAACAACAGCAGCATGAAGCTGGTTTTCGTCTCTCGACGGAGCTGTACAGCCTTCAAGATAAGAAACATAACTTCCTTCGTCAGCAATTACAAGTGTTCTTTCAAACTGACCTGTTCCTGCCTGATTGATACGGAAATACGTAGATAGCTCCATTGGGCATCTTACGCCTTTTGGAATATAGCAGAAACTTCCGTCAGAAAATACTGCGGAGTTCAATGCTGCATAAAAATTATCTCCTCTCGGAACTACTTTTCCAAGATGTTTTCTTACTAATTCCGGATGATTTTTAATCGCCTCAGAAATGGAACAGAAAATAATTCCTTTTTCCATCAATGTATCCTGAAAAGTTGTCTTTACAGAAACGGAGTCTATTACAATATCTACTGCAACGCCTGAAAGCCTTTTCTGTTCCTCGATATTGATCCCCAATTTTGCAAAAGTTGCCAATAATTCAGGATCTACTTCGTCTAGACTGTCCAATTCCGGTTTTGCTTTCGGTGCAGCATAATATTTAATTGCCTGAAAATCCGGTTTCTGATATTTAATGTTCGCCCATTCCGGTTCTACCATTTTTTTCCAGATCTTGAAAGATTCCAAGCGCCATTCTGTCATCCATTCGGGTTCCTCTTTTTTAGCGGAAATCGCACGGACAATGTCTTCATTTAAACCCGTCGGAAACTCTTCGTAATCGATTTTCGTTTCCCAGCCGAATTCATATTTTTTATTTTCTAGATCGACTCTTAAATCGTCTTCAGTATATTTACTCATTATTATTTTTTAGATTTCAGATGATAGATTTCAGACTTCAGAATTGTTTCGGAGATCTGAAACCCAACATCTAATGTCTCTTTCTATAAAGAAAAACTTTCACCACATCCGCAAGTTCTGGATGCGTTTGGATTGTTAAAAACAAAACCTTTTCCGTTCAAACCTCCTGAATATTCAAGAATTGTACCTGCTAAGTAGAGAATAGATTTTTTTTCGACAATAATTTTTACGTCATTATCTTCAAAAACTTGGTCTGTGTCTGCTTTTTTGTTGTCAAATCCCAAAACATATTCTAAACCAGAACATCCTCCGCTTTTTACCCCAACTCTTATATAATCTTCAGCAGCGTTGAAACCATCTTCTGTCATCAGTTGGATGGCTTTTGCTTTTGCTTGATCTGATACTTTTATCATTGTATTTATTTAGAATGATTTAATAGTGCAAAAATACGAACTAATTTCCGCAATCTCAAATCGAAGATATCTATTTTAATGATTCTGTTCTTAATAGAGTTGTTTTTAGTTGCTGTTACTGTTAAAAATGTATAAATTTTCTTTCAAAAAAGTTGAGACTCTGTTTTTGATTTAACTTTGAGCTGTATTTTTTATCTATAAATAAAATTAATAATGAAAGGAAAATTACTTGGTTTTTTTGTATTTCTTTTAGTAGCAATGTCTTATGGACAGACTGTAAGATATGTTTATGAAACTTCAGTAAATCCGGATTCTATAAATCTGGTAAGCATGAAAGTTGAAAAAACTTTTTTAGATATTAAGGGAAATCATTCTTTATTTATCAGCGAAAGTAAATTAATAAAAGATTCTCTTTTTTCTTCATTTAAACCCGACGAAAAAAAAGAAAATAAAAAAGAAGGTAAAGGTTTTCCTAAATCAGGAGCCAGAAAACAAATTGAACCCACTTTTTTTGAATATTTTATCACTAAAAATATTTCTGAGCAAAAGGTTTACTATGACAGGGTAGGAGGAAAACAAATTTATTATCAGGAAGACAGGCCGGTAAAATGGGAAATCTCAAACATTTCTGAAAAACAAAACGGTTATGCGACTCAGAAAGCAACTACTAGTTTCGGAGGAAGAATCTGGACGGCTTGGTTTACAAAAGACATTAATATTTCGGATGGACCTTACAAATTTTCTGGATTACCGGGATTGATTGTGAAGCTGGAAGACGAGAATGGAGATTATAGATTTGATCTTGTAAAAAAAATGATCATTCAAAATGCTTTTGAAGAACCTATAAGTTCTGAAGCAAAGCAAAGTACAAGAATTAATTTCCATGGAGATAAAGCGGCACTGGAATTAGAAGTGAATAAAATCAGAAAGTCTATGGCGGGAAATAATGGAGAAGGAATGCAGGACTTCGGTGGCGGAAGACAAGGAGGAGGCATGAGAGGCGGAGGAGGTCACGGTGGAAGCGGTATGCATAGAGGAGGAATGAGAATGGATGGAGGAAATAACAGTTTTCCAATGCAAAATTCCGGTAATACAAATGTTCTTTTTAATGGAGGAATCCAAAATCCAATTGAATTAAAATAAAAATATAATATAAATGAAAAAATTAGGCATTATTACTTTAGCGTTATTCATGCAGACTGCATTTGCGCAAACAAACCGATTTGTGTATCAAGTTACCATGAAACCGGATGCTTCCAATAAAAGCGATATTAAAACAGAAAATGCATACTTAGATATTTCTCCTGAAAAGTCGGTTTTTTATTCTGAAAACAGAATTAAAAGAGATTCTATTATGCAGGCAACTATTCAGAGTGGTGGTGCGAGAGGTTTTAATAGAGATCAGATGGAAAGTCTAAGATCAAACATTAATTATTCTATAGAAAAAGATAAGAAAAACCAAAAGACTACTTTTAAAGACAGAATAGGACGAGATGTTTACACTTACGAAGAAGATCGCCCAATTAACTGGAAAATCTCTTCTGAAACTACAAAAATCGGCGAATATAAGGTTCAGAAGGCTGAAACCAATTTTGGAGGAAGAAAATGGACGGCTTGGTTTACAACAGATTTACCTTATCAGGACGGACCATATAAATTCGGTGGACTTCCGGGACTGATAATAAAAGTGGAAGATGATAAAGGAGAATATTCTTTTGATTTGATGAAAAACTATAAAATTTCAGATTTTCCTACTTTAAACCAATTTGGAAATACAATTAAGGTTAAAAAGAGGAGATTATATCAAACAGCAGAAAAAATTTCAGGAAGATCCGATGTCATTCATGACTCAAGGTGGAGGTGGCGGTCCCATGAGAATTGGCGGCGGTGGAGGAAACCGTGGTGGCGGCGGAAATCAAAATCCTGCCGATATGAGAAAAAGAATGGAGGAGAGAATTAAAGATGAAGCAAAAAAGAACAGCAATCCTATAGAATTACAATAAAACAAACCCCCTGAAAAATCTTCAGGGGGTTTTTATTTTTTATGTGTTAAGCTTATTTCAAAAGCTCATTAAAAGTATCACCTTGTTTCATGTCTCCGGTGTCATAACCTTTCATGAACCATTCTTTACGTTGTGCGGAAGATCCGTGTGTAAAGCTTTCCTGATTGACATATCCTTGCGATCTTTTTTGGATATTATCGTCTCCAACGGCTTCTGCAGCCTCTATTGCAGACTGAATATCTCCGGGCTCTAAAATATGTTCTCTGCTGTCAGTTTGTTTTGCCCAGACTCCTGCGTAGAAATCCGCCTGTAGTTCTGTAGCTACAGAAACTTTGTTTAGCTGTTCTTCGGAATATCTTCCGCTTCTTCTTAACTGATCAATTTTTTGAGTTGTTCCTAAAAGAGTTTGTACATGATGTCCAACTTCATGAGCAAGAACGTAGGCAACGGTAAATTCGGTTACTTTTGCACCAAATCTTTGCTGTAGCTCATTAAAAAAAGTCATATCCATATAAACAGATTGATCTGCAGGACAGTAAAATGGGCCCATTGCAGATTGTGCCGTTCCACACTGTGATTGTGTAGTTTCTGTGAAAAGAATAATTTTCGGTAGTGTGTAGTTCATTCCGTTTTGCTTGAAAACCTGATCCCAGGTAAGAATATTCCATTTTCCCATCATGTCTACCATTTCTCCAATTTTCTTGTCGTTTTCAGTCAGTTCTCTCTGCTCGGTACGTTGAGAACCGACTCCACTTCCAGAAGAAAGAATCGAAGAAGGATCACCTCCTAAAAAGAATATAATTGCAGCAATAATAAGGGTTCCCAGTCCGCCACCTACAACGGCTCCACTGCCTAGTCCGCGTCTGTCTTCCACATTACCACCTCTATCGTCAGTCCATTTCATATTTTGTATTTTATTTCTGTAAATTTAAAAATTTAAAGCATATTTTCTCCAAATGAAGAAAATATTTTTATAGTATTAGCGATTAAGCATGTTAGTTTTCAGCCAATAGGATGTTGATTGGTATGCAGATATGGTTTCATCAACAATCTTTTTATTCTGATCCTGCTTTTTTAAACTTTTTTCATCAAAATAAATGTTGAATTCGGGTTTCAAATTACCTTTTTGTTGAGTTAGTGCATATTGCTTTACCTTTTTTGGGGGAGAAATTACCGTTAAATAATTATCCTTTATAAATCCTAAATCCTGGTAAGTTGCAATATAAGCTTTCGGCTGAAATTCTTTTTTGAAAATATCCTGTCCTAAAAATTTAGATTGATAATTAAAGTTCAGCAAACCAAAAAGAGTAGGCATTACATCGATCTGTGACATTGTTTTTGTGAACTTTTGGGGCTGAATAAATCCTTCAGAAAAAATGAATGCCGGGATTCTGTATTTATCCATTGGCAGCTCGGTATCTCCTGCACTTGAAGCACAATGATCGGCAATAATTACAAAAACTGTGTTTTTATACCAATCTTGTTTTCTTGCCATTTCGAAAAACCTGCGCAAAGAATAATCGGTATATTTTACACCGCCTTCACGAGATTTTGCATCCCCGGGAATGTCTATTTTCCCATTAGGATAAGTAAAAGGGCGGTGATTGGAGACCGTCATCCAATGATTAAAAAATGGTTTTCCAGATTTTGCCTCTGTATTCATTGTCTGGATTGCTTTTTTAGCCATATCTTCATCTGCAACACCCCAAACGTTGGCAAAAGTGATTTCTTCGGGTTTAAAATTATTTCTATCAACAATTCCATATCCGTTTCCGGCAAAGAAATCCTGCATATTGTCGAAGTAACTGTATCCGCCGTATAAAAACTTCACATCATATCCTTTAGATTTGAAAATACTTCCGGTTGTAAATTTATTTTTATTGTTTTCTCTTTTAATGACACTTTCTCCTGCAGTCGGTGGAATACAAAGAGTCAGCGCTTCCAGACCACGAACGGTTCTGTTCCCCGTGGCATAAAGATCTGTAAACATTAAAGAATGGTCGGCTAAACTATCCAAAAACGGAGTTATTTTTTGTGTATTGCCGTAATGTTCCATAAAGTCTGCCGATAAACTCTCAATAGAAATCAAAACAACATTTTTCTTTAATTCAGGTTGTTCAGCTACAATATTTCTTTTTAAAAAAGGTTCAGGGAATTGGCTTAAAAAGTTCTTTTCTGCCTCTTTTTGATCGATTTCGGGATAAAACTGGAAATAATCCAATTCGTTATGAGTAAATGCCCAATAGAATTTCGGCAATCCATTAGCCTGAATTTCTCCTTCAAAAACATTAGGTGATTTAATATTTGTTGTAAAGCTTAATCCAAATAAACTTATTGCAAATAAAACGATGAATGACGCCAGTAAAATTAGTTTTTGTTTCAGATTCGGAAGATCCAAAAGTTCAGTTTCTGTTTTTTTATAAATGAAAATACTAATTGAAACTGCAATGGCAAAAATGCCTAAAAATAAAGGAATTACAGGATAACTTTCCATGATGTTTCCTATGACTTCATTGGTGTAAATGAGATAATCTACTGCAATGAAGTTATATCTTAAACCAAATTCATTATAAAAGAAATATTCGCTCACGGCATTGAAAACGATTAATAGTACATACAGAAAAATAGTAATAAAGTATAGTATGTTTCTTATTTTCAGTCGTTTTTCCGGCAAGAAGAGCATTAATCCGAATAAAACTATTTTTAAACCAATAAAAGCCAATGCTATTTCTGCTATCGAGCCTCCATATTGTTTAAAAATATTATTCGGAATGAGGAGAATGTACAGAAATAATAAAACCAATACTCCTAAAATGATCTGTCCGTAAGGTTTTTGGTATTTTGAATTGGATAAAAACAAAAAGTATAGTGCCAAAAACGGGCACGTCAGAACAAAAACCAATGCATCATTTACGGCTCCGATCAAGAGGATTTTTAATATTTCAAATACCCCGAAACTTGCTGTAGTAATGGGATGGAAAATAAATACAAGCCTTACAATTAAAGAAAGACTAAGATAAAAAACCCCTAAATAGAGGAAAGGTTTTATTTTTTGTGAAAACATTGAGCTTAGTATATTAGGTTTTAACAAAGATAGTTTATATGGAGAATTATTTAATATAAAAACTGAAAAGCTCTTAATAATTAGAAATTTATAATTTTTCTAAAATAAAAAAAGGACTATAAAAATAGCCCCTTATGTTTTAAACTGATAAAGTGTAATTATGAATGCCCAAAGCCGATATTTCCTTTTTTGTCAGAAAGATTTTTTTTGAAATCAATCATCCTTAAAGCCGTTACCGCCGCTTCAATCCCTTTATTTCCTAAATCTCCGCCGCTTCTTGCGATAGACTGCTCTTTTGTGTCATCTGTCAATACACAGAAAATCGTAGGAGTATCTGTCAGAATATTACAATCTTTAATTCCCTGAGCAACAGCCGAGCAAACGTAATCAAAATGAGGCGTTTCTCCACGAATTACACACCCGATAGAAATTACTGCATCATATTTACGCTCTTTACAAAGCTGCATGCTTGCATAATTTAATTCAAAAGCTCCCGGAACCGGAAAAAGTTTGATGTTTTCAGATTTTACACCTTCTTTTTGAAGGATTTCCAGAGCTGCATCACGAAGATTGTAGGTTACAAAATCATTCCACTCAGAAAAAACAATGCCGATAGAAAACTCATCGGCATTGGTTATATTAAGTGGCTTGTAATCAGAAAGATTAACTGTTGCCATTGTTTAGTAATATTTAGTCATTTCAATATAAGAATCAGACATTCCGTTGTCGTAGTCCTGATATTTTTCGTCAATTGTAGCAAAATATTTTTTAGCTTCTGCCTTTTTATTTAAACCTAAAGCCAAAATACCTGCTTTTCTTGTAAAATAATAAGTTGTATAAGGATCATCAGTCGCAGAAGATGCTTTATCTAATAACTGTAAAGCTTCATCATTCTTGTTAAGACCTGATTTAGCGTCTGCCATTGCTCCGAATTTCATTGCCATCATTGTTTTGTTGTCAGATGAAAAATTATCTAGAAGATCATATGCCTCCTGGAATTTTCCTTCTTTAAACTTCAGTATTCCTGCATTGTAAGCAGAAAGTTTACCAATGTTGGTTGCAGAATATTCATTGTAAGTTCCTATAAAACCTGGATTTGCAGCAGATTTTCCTCCTAATGCCTCTTTATCTTTACCTTCGACAAGATTTTTCTGAGCTGCGAGGAAGCTTTTTACAGCTTCAGCATTTTTAGGAGCTACAACAAATTGTTTGTAACCGAAGAAACCCAGAACACCTAAAACAAGTACCCCAAAAACAATACCTAATTGTTTTGAATATCTTTCAAGGAATCTTTCTGTGTTTAAAGCCTCTCTGTCAAGATCTTTAAAAAACTCAACTGTTTCTTTACCCTCTTGCTCGTTTGTAAGTTTTGCCATAAATTATTAAAAATTGAACTGCAAATTTAATTGTTTCTGAATGATTTACAAAATACTTTGCCAGTATTATTAATAAATATTTGACACACTGGAATAATTGTCAATGTTAAGTCAAAAAAAATGCTTCATGAATAGTCTCATAAAGCATTTTAATATTTATTTCTAAAGTTTAATATTCTAAAATATGATAAACTTCTGCATTGAATTTTTTTAACTTTTCTTCTCCATTCAATCCTTTTAAACCAATCAGGAAACTGAATTGTGAAACTGTTGCTCCCTGTTTTTCAACTAATTTTGCTGCAGCTTCCGTAGTTCCTCCTGTTGCCAAAAGATCATCGTGAATGAGAATTTTCTGTCCTGGTTTTATTTGTCCTTCACGGGTTTCGATGATGGCACTTCCATATTCCAGATCATACTTTTCTGAAATAACAGGTGGAGGGAATTTTCCTGCTTTTCTAATTAAAATAAAAGGAACCTCCAAAGCTACTGCAATTGCAATTCCGAAAAGATAACCACGACTTTCGATTCCGCAAACTGCATCAACTTTTCCTTTACTAAAAGTTACAAGATCGGCGATTACATCTTCGTACAGTTTTGGATTTAAGAAAATAGGAGATATATCTTTAAACTGAATTCCCGGAATCGGAAAATCGGCAATATTTTCAATAGTTTCTTCTAATTTATTAATTAACTCTTGCGAAGCCATTTTCTATGGATTGATTTTGTAGCTTGAAATTTTCCAGTCTCCGTTTACATTTTTAAGTCCGAAAGTTACTTTTAAAGATGTTGTTTTTCCGCTTTTATCGGTTACGTCGTAAGTTGCGTTTACACTTGCAGAGCTTGCGTTTGAAGCATTTG
Proteins encoded in this region:
- a CDS encoding adenine phosphoribosyltransferase, with translation MASQELINKLEETIENIADFPIPGIQFKDISPIFLNPKLYEDVIADLVTFSKGKVDAVCGIESRGYLFGIAIAVALEVPFILIRKAGKFPPPVISEKYDLEYGSAIIETREGQIKPGQKILIHDDLLATGGTTEAAAKLVEKQGATVSQFSFLIGLKGLNGEEKLKKFNAEVYHILEY